CGCCGGCACCGTACCGCCGCGGGCAGACAGCGTCACCGAGCCCAGGTAGTACGAGGGGACGTTGGCGATGGTGACGCCCACCACCTCCCCGCCCTTCACCCGGACGCGGGCATCCACAGGGCCGGCCACCGTATCCAGAAGAACCGCCGTCTCCCCTTCCCGGGGAGCAACCATGCCGCTATCGATCAGCGCGGTCACCGTGCTGAAAGCGCTGTCGCCGCACATGTCAAAGTAGCCGCCGGGATGGAGGAAGATTACACCGGCATGGGCATCCCGCCTGACGGGAGGGATTACCACCGCCCCCAGCATGTTGGCGTGCCCGCGCGGCTCTGCGCACACGATCCCTCGCAACCAGTCCAGGTTTTCCCGGAAAAAGGCCTGCCGGGCGGGCATGTCCTCCCCGGGGACAAAGGGCACCCCGGACAGTACCACCCGCGTGGCCTGTCCGTGGTGATAATCCAGGCAGTAAAGGAAATGCCTGGCCCTCATCCCCCATCACCCCCTGCCCGGTATTTTGCCAGAGCAGGCGGCCGTTTTCCAGCCCCGGCGTCATGCTCCCGCGCTTTGCAACACGCCCCCGCCCCCCTGCTGGGAGGTAGCCAGCTCTTCCCTCATCTCCCGCGACCTGGCCGTCGCCCGCCTCACCGCTTCCCTGAGCGCGGAGACAAAACCCATTTCCTCCAGCACCTTCAAGGCGGCCATGGTCGTCCCGTTGGGAGAGGTCACCTTGCGGCGGAGCAGGGCCGGGTCCTCCCCGGTCTCCAGCACCATGCGAGCTGCCCCCAGCACGGTCTGCCGGGTGAGGAGGCGACTCACCTCTGGACTGAGCCCCACCTCCACCCCCGCTTCCGCCAGGGCTTCCATCAGCAGGTAAACGTACGCCGGTCCGCTCCCGCTCAGGCCCGTCACGGCGTCCAGCCACTCTTCCGGCACCGTCACCACCTGCCCCACGGCACCGAAGATGGTGCGAGCCACCTCTTCG
This DNA window, taken from Bacillota bacterium, encodes the following:
- a CDS encoding proline racemase family protein — translated: MRARHFLYCLDYHHGQATRVVLSGVPFVPGEDMPARQAFFRENLDWLRGIVCAEPRGHANMLGAVVIPPVRRDAHAGVIFLHPGGYFDMCGDSAFSTVTALIDSGMVAPREGETAVLLDTVAGPVDARVRVKGGEVVGVTIANVPSYYLGSVTLSARGGTVPAEVAYGGLVYAFVEAATVGLSPLDGQPYARLLETGTLLWEAARSVEVKGRKVDLITIGERLPGPADGGPSGVGLSGA